From Oenanthe melanoleuca isolate GR-GAL-2019-014 chromosome 18, OMel1.0, whole genome shotgun sequence, a single genomic window includes:
- the GSG1L2 gene encoding germ cell-specific gene 1-like protein 2, translating to MICKREFLEQSLEQLWKMPASIPEADGRHRASAAFSLSFLSLVFSITAFSSSYWCEGTRKVAKPFCKGDSKGDLCIRFNSNGSQAVQYIWETGDDKFVEKRFHAGIWYSCEEMINEDGEKCRSFISLTPASDRGVLWLSIVAELLYVLLLLTGNILMSVEMCYYSSVIDGLKINAFSAVVTVLAGLLGMVAHMMYTTVFQMTVNLGPEDWRPHTWDYGWSYGLAWTSFACCMAAAVTTINKYTKTILEFKHKRKKLERSFRIQYKFPEHRAPEKVCNVYVNSFQNTTDDPTHPLRSLRHLATISVL from the exons ATGATTTGCAAGAGGGAGTTTCTGGAACaatccctggagcagctctggaagaTGCCAGCCTCAATCCCAGAGGCAGACGGGCGGCACAGAGcctcagcagcattttccctgaGCTTCCTCTCTCTAGTCTTCTCCATCACAGCATTCAGCAGCAGCTACTGGTGTGAAGGGACCAGGAAAGTTGCCAAACCTTTCTGCAAAGGGGACAGCAAAGGGGACCTGTGCATCCGCTTCAACAGCAAcggcagccaggctgtgcagtACATCTGGGAGACGGGCGACGACAAGTTCGTGGAGAAAAGGTTCCATGCTGGCATCTGGTACTCCTGTGAGGAAATGATAAATGAGGATG GTGAGAAATGTAGAAGCTTTATCAGTCTGACTCCAGCTTCTGATCGAG GGGTTTTGTGGCTGTCTATTGTAGCAGAGCTTCTCTACGTCCTTCTGCTCCTGACTGGGAACATTCTGATGTCAGTAGAAATGTGCTACTACAGCTCTGTCATTGATGGGCTGAAGATCAATGCCTTCTCTGCAGTGGTCACCGTGTTAGCAG GTCTTCTGGGCATGGTTGCTCACATGATGTACACAACTGTATTTCAAATGACTGTAAATCTTGGTCCTGAAGACTGGAGACCTCACACTTGGGATTATGGCTGGTCCTACGG cCTTGCATGGACTTCCTTTGCTTGCTGTATGGCTGCAGCTGTCACCACTATtaacaaatacacaaaaactATCCTGGAATtcaagcacaaaagaaaaaagctggaaaGGAGCTTTAGGATTCAATACAAGtttcctgagcacagagctccagagaaAGTTTGCAATGTGTATGTGAACTCTTTCCAAAACACCACAGATGACCCCACACATCCATTGAGAAGTCTGCGCCACCTGGCCACTATTTCAGTCCTGTAA